The following proteins are co-located in the Candidatus Electrothrix rattekaaiensis genome:
- a CDS encoding MaoC family dehydratase has translation MSMLKVGDKATLVKIFSEEEVRIFTQISGDDNPLHGDPEYAEKTPFGQPIVHGLLVSSLFSGLLGAHLPGHGTIYLGQTLAFKAPVFLNEEVEASVEVIAVREDKPIITLKTECVKTDGTIAVQGEAVVKILTEKGA, from the coding sequence ATGAGCATGCTGAAAGTGGGTGATAAAGCGACGTTGGTAAAAATCTTTAGCGAAGAAGAGGTTCGAATATTCACCCAAATTTCAGGTGATGACAACCCTCTTCATGGAGACCCTGAGTATGCTGAAAAAACGCCTTTTGGCCAACCAATAGTTCACGGGCTCTTGGTGAGCAGTCTTTTTTCCGGCCTCCTTGGTGCGCATCTGCCTGGACACGGAACAATCTATCTGGGCCAGACGCTTGCTTTCAAAGCTCCGGTGTTTCTCAATGAGGAGGTCGAAGCTTCTGTAGAAGTTATAGCTGTTCGAGAAGACAAACCCATTATCACTCTTAAAACAGAATGTGTGAAGACCGATGGAACAATAGCTGTCCAAGGAGAGGCTGTTGTCAAAATTTTGACAGAAAAAGGAGCATGA
- a CDS encoding class I SAM-dependent methyltransferase encodes MAGRAFVIAPPMLAVSCTEPALLTKAQQLAAQLNLSVESPDGTRLPRAGSAEPDRLLLRVSRNGLELVKVDDPRLSGAVRVDFTAGHAAYRRKQQKKELLVRAVGGKGGNGGASLNVIDATGGLGRDSFLLAAAGHRVRIFERQPVIAALLADGLARAAAHPETAEISQRIRLTVGDAVPALEVMQKTGAGEDCEEGKGGVDVVYLDPMFPERRKSALVKKELQLLQLLAQPDSSPERLLESALEAATSRVVVKRPLKAPFLTDRSPSHSLNGKTVRFDVYLGWLLSRNRGNSG; translated from the coding sequence ATGGCTGGCCGGGCTTTTGTGATTGCTCCCCCTATGCTTGCTGTCAGCTGCACTGAGCCTGCCTTGCTGACTAAAGCTCAGCAATTGGCAGCCCAGCTCAATCTGTCTGTGGAATCACCCGATGGAACGCGCCTTCCGAGAGCGGGTTCAGCAGAGCCGGATCGCTTACTGCTCAGGGTGAGCAGGAACGGCCTGGAGCTGGTAAAAGTTGATGATCCCAGGTTGAGCGGCGCGGTTCGGGTGGATTTCACCGCAGGTCATGCAGCCTATCGCAGGAAGCAGCAAAAAAAGGAGCTGCTGGTGCGGGCTGTGGGTGGGAAAGGCGGCAACGGTGGGGCATCGCTTAACGTCATTGATGCCACTGGCGGGCTGGGCAGGGATAGTTTTTTGCTTGCTGCTGCTGGTCATCGGGTCCGTATTTTTGAACGACAGCCGGTCATTGCGGCCTTGCTTGCTGACGGGCTGGCGCGAGCTGCGGCACATCCAGAAACGGCGGAGATCTCTCAGCGGATCAGGTTGACTGTCGGGGATGCTGTTCCTGCCTTGGAAGTCATGCAGAAAACCGGAGCAGGTGAGGACTGTGAGGAAGGGAAGGGCGGCGTTGATGTGGTCTATCTTGATCCCATGTTTCCAGAGCGGCGCAAGTCGGCCTTGGTCAAAAAAGAGTTACAGCTGCTTCAACTCCTGGCCCAGCCGGATTCTTCCCCGGAAAGGCTGCTGGAATCGGCCTTAGAGGCCGCAACGAGCAGGGTTGTGGTCAAACGTCCGTTGAAAGCACCTTTCCTAACAGATCGTTCTCCTTCCCATTCTCTGAACGGAAAAACAGTGCGTTTTGATGTGTATCTCGGCTGGTTGCTCAGCCGGAACAGGGGGAATTCCGGCTGA
- a CDS encoding M48 family metallopeptidase, whose protein sequence is MTEAGLDAVRAVALSDKAVQQMAVKSSAYADSKKRVAPATSKYARRLKRLVGDHYQEGDLTFNYKVYLAQEVNAFAMADGTIRVYSGLMDMFTDDELRFVIGHEMGHVALKHIHKKLKLAYASRAVRKAIAATDSTAGEIARSQLGNFVQVLMGAQFSQLEEKEADDYSLTFMKEKGYTPEAAVVALKKLATLGNDHSFLSSHPAPGKRAERLQMQLDGKDVGVEEKKKGLLAKAVGILAFVVNLLVGLLRWLAGLL, encoded by the coding sequence GTGACAGAAGCTGGCCTTGATGCGGTGCGGGCAGTTGCCCTTTCAGATAAGGCAGTTCAGCAAATGGCGGTCAAATCCTCTGCCTATGCGGACAGCAAAAAAAGAGTTGCTCCGGCCACCAGTAAATATGCCCGGCGGCTTAAACGGCTAGTGGGCGACCATTATCAGGAAGGCGATCTGACCTTTAATTATAAGGTCTACTTGGCCCAGGAGGTCAATGCCTTTGCTATGGCGGACGGGACTATCCGTGTCTATAGCGGGCTGATGGATATGTTCACCGATGATGAGTTGCGTTTTGTGATTGGCCATGAAATGGGCCATGTGGCTCTGAAGCATATCCATAAAAAGCTCAAGCTGGCCTATGCCTCCAGGGCCGTGCGGAAGGCCATTGCCGCAACCGATAGTACTGCTGGAGAAATTGCTCGTTCGCAACTCGGCAATTTTGTTCAGGTGCTCATGGGAGCCCAGTTTTCCCAACTGGAAGAGAAAGAGGCGGATGATTACTCCCTTACCTTTATGAAGGAAAAGGGCTATACGCCGGAGGCCGCTGTTGTTGCCCTAAAGAAACTCGCTACTTTGGGAAATGATCATTCCTTTTTGTCCAGTCATCCGGCTCCGGGCAAGCGAGCAGAGCGTTTGCAGATGCAGCTTGACGGCAAGGATGTCGGTGTTGAGGAGAAGAAAAAAGGATTATTGGCAAAGGCCGTGGGGATCCTAGCCTTTGTGGTAAATTTACTGGTGGGTCTCCTGCGATGGCTGGCCGGGCTTTTGTGA
- the rhuM gene encoding RhuM family protein, with amino-acid sequence MKQTRNETTLALHPSSFLIYQTEDGQTKIEVQLQDETVWLTQKHMAELFQTTVPNINLHLKNIFEEGELDPLATVKDFLTVQSEGGREVKRTKKFYNLDAIISVGYRIKSHVATRFRQWATRYIKEFIIKGFVLDDERLKNPDLPFDYFDELIRRIQDIRTSEKRFYRKITDIYATSIDYDPTFDISINFFKTVQNKMHWAITGHTAAEIIRERADHTKPNMGLTTWRGSKVRNNGQLSNKP; translated from the coding sequence ATGAAACAGACAAGAAATGAGACCACCCTTGCCCTCCATCCTTCATCCTTTCTGATCTACCAAACAGAGGATGGGCAAACAAAAATTGAGGTGCAGCTTCAGGATGAAACGGTCTGGTTGACGCAAAAACACATGGCTGAACTTTTTCAGACCACTGTGCCAAATATTAATCTTCATCTGAAAAATATATTTGAAGAAGGAGAGTTAGACCCTCTGGCAACTGTTAAGGATTTCTTAACAGTTCAAAGCGAAGGTGGGCGAGAGGTAAAACGTACCAAGAAATTTTACAATCTGGATGCCATTATTTCTGTGGGCTACCGGATCAAATCCCATGTTGCCACCCGCTTCCGACAATGGGCCACCCGCTATATCAAGGAATTCATCATCAAGGGCTTTGTGCTGGACGATGAGCGGCTGAAAAATCCTGATCTGCCCTTTGATTATTTTGATGAACTCATCCGGCGTATTCAGGATATTCGCACCTCTGAAAAGAGGTTCTACAGAAAGATTACGGATATTTACGCAACCAGCATTGACTATGATCCGACCTTTGATATCAGCATTAACTTTTTCAAGACCGTTCAGAATAAAATGCATTGGGCCATAACCGGTCATACGGCTGCCGAGATCATCCGAGAACGGGCCGATCACACCAAGCCGAACATGGGCTTGACCACTTGGCGCGGCTCCAAGGTGCGTAATAATGGACAACTGAGTAATAAACCATGA
- a CDS encoding helix-turn-helix domain-containing protein, which produces MNFEELKDLIQAGESYHTEFKQTLDKSFVEESCAFANSGGGRILLGVSDSGDIKGITTDNIMRSRIQDTLRQIEPKLSCHVDAVLNIFVITIPEGTEKPYGCSKGFFMRMGANSQKLSRNEIIDFYQKEGRIRFDELRHTRADFEQDFDPTAFSRFLNLAGISRTIDQNTLLRNLNCLTADNRLTNAGVLFFSKDIDFILNHAVVVCALYKGDIKVNILDKKEFSGNIVDNIDNALLFVKRHTNVAYKIESTQHEEIPDYPEVALREAIINAVCHRDYFDKRSLVMVEVFENRVEISNPGGLPTGLKPEDFGTKSVARNPLIASLLHRIDYIERMGTGISRIRGAVEQHGGCTVEFAHTAFYTTIFRKNKAEEVGEKTSEKHQRSVGETSEKRRRNVGETSEKTSEKRRRNVGENVGENVGETSEKRRKDIEENVGETSEKILHLLQEEPRMTIEKLSEETGVSTRSVERNINKLQNIGRLQRIGAAKGGYWKVVE; this is translated from the coding sequence ATGAATTTTGAAGAACTGAAAGATTTGATTCAGGCAGGCGAGAGCTATCATACTGAATTTAAGCAGACACTGGATAAATCCTTTGTGGAGGAGTCCTGCGCCTTTGCTAACTCCGGTGGCGGGCGTATCCTTTTAGGCGTGTCAGACTCCGGTGATATCAAGGGGATCACAACAGACAATATTATGCGTTCCCGCATTCAGGACACCTTACGGCAGATTGAGCCAAAGCTTTCCTGTCATGTTGATGCGGTGCTGAATATTTTCGTTATCACTATCCCGGAAGGCACGGAGAAACCCTATGGTTGCTCCAAAGGTTTTTTTATGCGCATGGGGGCGAACTCGCAAAAACTCAGTCGTAATGAAATTATTGACTTCTACCAGAAGGAAGGGCGGATTCGCTTTGATGAATTACGACACACCAGGGCGGATTTTGAACAGGACTTTGACCCGACCGCCTTCTCTCGCTTTTTAAATTTAGCCGGTATCAGTCGAACTATTGATCAAAACACCTTGCTTCGCAATCTAAATTGCCTGACAGCAGATAACCGGCTGACCAATGCTGGCGTGTTGTTTTTCAGCAAAGATATTGACTTCATCCTTAATCACGCAGTTGTGGTTTGCGCCCTCTACAAGGGTGATATAAAAGTAAATATTCTCGACAAAAAAGAATTCAGCGGCAATATCGTTGACAATATAGACAACGCCCTTCTGTTCGTCAAGCGCCATACCAACGTGGCCTATAAAATCGAGTCAACTCAACATGAGGAAATACCCGATTATCCAGAGGTGGCCCTGCGTGAGGCCATTATCAATGCGGTTTGCCATCGGGATTATTTTGACAAACGATCGCTGGTGATGGTGGAGGTGTTTGAAAATCGTGTGGAAATTTCAAATCCCGGTGGTCTGCCGACAGGATTGAAACCGGAAGATTTCGGCACGAAAAGCGTGGCTCGTAACCCTCTGATCGCCTCACTTCTCCATCGCATAGATTATATTGAAAGAATGGGTACCGGCATCAGCCGGATTCGCGGGGCGGTAGAACAACACGGCGGCTGTACTGTGGAATTTGCCCATACGGCTTTTTATACAACGATATTCAGAAAAAACAAAGCGGAGGAGGTCGGAGAAAAAACGTCGGAGAAACATCAGAGAAGCGTCGGAGAAACGTCGGAGAAACGTCGGAGAAACGTCGGAGAAACGTCGGAGAAAACGTCGGAGAAACGTCGGAGAAACGTCGGAGAAAACGTCGGAGAAAACGTCGGAGAAACGTCGGAGAAACGTCGGAAAGACATCGAAGAAAACGTCGGAGAAACGTCGGAGAAAATTTTGCACCTCTTACAAGAAGAGCCACGGATGACTATCGAAAAGTTATCGGAAGAAACAGGTGTATCTACACGTTCGGTTGAGCGTAATATTAATAAACTGCAAAATATCGGGCGACTCCAACGAATTGGTGCGGCGAAAGGCGGTTATTGGAAGGTTGTTGAATGA
- a CDS encoding methylated-DNA--[protein]-cysteine S-methyltransferase, whose product MKKKCRRWRCEYCDIILVADQEKIVYLHLETGQGKRIFSLDPGWEEDASSSVFQETIEQLQAYFSGNSAPFTVPLHIEGTEFQKKVWAELIKIPFGVRQSYRDIAEAIDRPKAARAVGAAVGRNPLPLFIPCHRIIGSNGALTGFAHGLAIKEQLLQLEGWHPG is encoded by the coding sequence ATGAAAAAGAAATGTAGACGATGGCGCTGCGAGTATTGCGATATCATTCTTGTTGCTGATCAGGAGAAGATAGTTTATCTCCACCTTGAAACAGGCCAGGGCAAAAGAATATTCTCCCTTGATCCAGGCTGGGAAGAGGATGCCAGCTCCTCTGTCTTTCAGGAAACGATAGAGCAGCTCCAGGCCTATTTTTCCGGGAACTCTGCTCCTTTTACCGTGCCTCTCCATATTGAGGGGACGGAATTTCAAAAAAAGGTGTGGGCAGAGCTGATAAAGATTCCCTTTGGTGTGCGGCAAAGCTATCGGGATATAGCAGAAGCAATAGATCGGCCCAAAGCGGCACGGGCTGTTGGTGCGGCAGTTGGCCGTAATCCTTTGCCTCTGTTTATCCCCTGTCATCGTATCATTGGTAGCAATGGAGCACTGACCGGCTTTGCCCATGGGCTTGCGATAAAAGAGCAGCTGCTTCAGCTGGAAGGCTGGCATCCTGGGTAA
- a CDS encoding restriction endonuclease subunit S, translating to MMRENWIEATLGEVCNINMGQSPPSSTYNTEKIGLPFFQGKAEFTTLHPVVIKWCSDPKKIANENDILLSVRAPVGTTNVANQKCAIGRGLAAISYSRNYKYILYYLKLIERKLDSQGTGTTFKAISGNILKSQTIPIPPLPEQRAIVAKVEQLFSELDNGIANLKAAKDKLEIFRQAVMEKAFEGELTRNSSRPKDWKQETLGNVIERIEAGKSFRCEERPPQQNETGILKVSAVTWGKFQEEESKTVTDESKINPAYFVQKGDFLLSRANTLQLVGNTVIVRRIQKKLMLSDKTLRISFNSNTSDWFILYFLRSHEGRKQIEALSTGNQVSMRNIGQARIKQIKFPCPPTLEEQTQIVQEIETRLSVCDNAIANIEESLTKAEALRQSILKKAFAGKLLTNTELQACRQEPDWEPAAKLLERIKHDKKSTPRKKSTT from the coding sequence ATGATGCGGGAAAATTGGATTGAAGCGACGTTGGGTGAGGTTTGCAATATTAACATGGGGCAATCACCTCCATCGTCAACGTATAATACCGAAAAAATAGGCCTGCCGTTTTTCCAAGGGAAAGCCGAATTTACTACGTTGCATCCAGTAGTAATAAAATGGTGCAGTGATCCCAAAAAAATTGCGAACGAGAATGATATCTTACTTTCTGTTCGAGCACCGGTAGGCACAACAAATGTTGCCAACCAAAAATGCGCTATCGGACGAGGCTTGGCTGCTATTTCTTACAGCAGGAATTACAAGTACATTCTGTATTACTTGAAACTCATTGAGAGAAAACTCGACAGCCAAGGAACCGGAACAACATTCAAAGCTATTTCAGGAAATATCTTGAAGTCGCAGACAATACCAATTCCCCCACTTCCCGAACAAAGGGCCATCGTCGCAAAAGTAGAACAGCTCTTCAGCGAGCTGGACAACGGCATCGCCAACCTCAAGGCCGCCAAAGACAAGCTGGAAATCTTCCGGCAAGCTGTGATGGAAAAAGCCTTTGAGGGAGAGTTGACGAGAAATTCTTCACGCCCCAAAGACTGGAAACAGGAAACGTTGGGAAATGTAATCGAACGAATAGAAGCAGGAAAAAGTTTTCGATGCGAAGAACGCCCTCCTCAACAAAATGAAACTGGAATCTTAAAAGTCAGTGCTGTCACATGGGGAAAATTCCAAGAAGAAGAAAGCAAGACAGTGACGGATGAAAGCAAAATTAACCCAGCCTACTTTGTTCAAAAAGGAGATTTTCTGCTCAGCCGCGCAAACACGCTTCAATTGGTCGGTAACACCGTAATCGTTAGGCGTATTCAGAAAAAATTAATGCTGAGCGATAAAACATTAAGGATATCGTTCAACTCAAACACCTCAGACTGGTTTATCTTATACTTTCTTCGTTCACATGAGGGGCGGAAACAAATAGAGGCTCTATCAACAGGCAATCAAGTTTCTATGAGGAATATAGGGCAGGCACGGATTAAACAAATAAAGTTTCCTTGCCCACCGACCTTGGAAGAACAAACCCAAATAGTCCAAGAAATCGAAACCCGCCTCTCCGTCTGCGACAACGCCATAGCCAACATCGAAGAAAGCCTGACAAAAGCCGAGGCCCTGCGCCAATCCATCCTCAAAAAAGCCTTTGCAGGCAAACTCCTCACAAACACCGAACTCCAAGCCTGCCGCCAAGAACCCGACTGGGAACCCGCAGCCAAGCTGCTGGAGCGAATCAAACACGACAAAAAATCAACACCGAGAAAAAAGAGCACAACATGA
- a CDS encoding DUF3795 domain-containing protein — MDKAALTAPCGLDCFNCELYEENLTDELRQVIHKKRGIALEEIPCQGCRIQDGKHFHLPQQGCATLDCVKEKGVTLCCDCEEFPCTLLAPTAKGATTYPHNYKVYNLCRIQRVGLEQWIEEAADIRRRYFACSFVVGEGQAAACGRKKKE; from the coding sequence ATGGATAAGGCAGCATTAACTGCGCCCTGTGGCCTGGATTGTTTTAACTGCGAACTCTATGAAGAAAACCTGACAGATGAACTCCGGCAGGTTATCCATAAAAAACGTGGTATTGCCTTGGAAGAAATTCCCTGTCAGGGCTGCCGGATTCAGGACGGCAAGCATTTCCATCTTCCTCAACAGGGGTGTGCTACCCTGGACTGCGTGAAAGAAAAAGGGGTCACCCTTTGTTGTGACTGTGAAGAATTTCCCTGTACTCTGCTTGCACCAACAGCAAAAGGCGCTACGACCTATCCCCATAACTATAAGGTTTATAATCTTTGCCGGATACAGCGTGTTGGGCTGGAGCAATGGATTGAGGAAGCTGCTGACATCCGCAGGCGATACTTTGCCTGCTCTTTTGTTGTGGGTGAGGGACAGGCTGCTGCTTGTGGGCGGAAGAAGAAAGAGTAA
- a CDS encoding type I restriction-modification enzyme R subunit C-terminal domain-containing protein, with protein MTDQQPEQSARTTIDTMLAQAGWVVQSKNEVNLSAAEGVAVREYWTDTGPADYVLFVQRKPVGVIEAKRVEEGERLTTHEDQAEYYAAATLQYKLNKEPLPFIYESTGILTRFTDRRDPKPRSRPVFHFHQPKILLEWLGQKESLRARLQHLPGLGPEGLRPAQIIAIENLEKSFQENRPKALIQMATGAGKTFTACTFVYRLLKHAEAKRILFLVDTRNLGEQAEQEFLKYQPIDDNRKFTELYNVQRLSSGYIASDAQVCISTIQRLYSILQGQELAEDLEQENPNEQGWQWRKKEPMPVAYATKNPVEQFDFIIIDECHRSIYNLWKQVLEYYDAFLIGLTATPDKRTFGFFHENVVSEYTYEASIIDGVNVPYDVFTIETAISRDGATIQAQEYIERRGKLTRSQRWQHLDEEYRYSPTKLDKDVVNPSQIRTIIRAFRNSLPTIFPDRFDEQGVFEVPKTLVFAKTDSHADDIIQAIREEFSEGNDFCKKITYTISEDPKSVLNRFRNSWAPRIAVTVDMIATGTDVKPLEVLLFLRDVKSSNYFEQMKGRGTRTVNFDDLKKVTRTAKHTKSHFVLIDAVGAVKSKKTDSRPLERKPGVPLKDLLAAAAMGAQDEDLFTSLANRLIRLDKKLTDREKERFTELSQGKNLNSIARDLLAGYDPDIIETIRTQVREADPVVDSSADSAADPAAQERAVAQQLEQLRSQAASVFTGELNQYLENVRKIHEQLIDTVNLDTLLKAEQDSYSTEKAEEVVRDFSEYIAAHKDEITALAIFYDQPFRRRDLTFAMIKEVLEKLQLERPLLAPHYVWDAYAQLEEVKERSPKDALVALVSLIRRVTGIDQQLTPYNKTVDKNFQDWVFGKQAGALKFTEEQMDWLRMLKDHICSSFHVAMDDLDFTPFDAQGGRGKMYQLFGDEMGDILDELNERLAA; from the coding sequence ATGACAGACCAGCAACCGGAACAAAGCGCACGAACGACCATCGACACAATGCTTGCCCAAGCAGGCTGGGTTGTGCAGTCGAAAAACGAGGTCAACCTGTCCGCAGCCGAAGGGGTGGCAGTGCGGGAATATTGGACAGATACCGGTCCTGCCGACTATGTCCTGTTTGTGCAGCGAAAACCAGTCGGGGTGATTGAGGCCAAGCGCGTTGAAGAGGGTGAACGGCTGACCACCCATGAGGATCAAGCAGAATACTATGCCGCAGCGACCTTGCAGTACAAGCTCAACAAAGAGCCCCTGCCCTTTATCTACGAATCCACCGGCATCCTGACCCGGTTTACCGATCGTCGAGATCCCAAGCCCCGCTCACGACCGGTCTTTCATTTTCATCAGCCCAAGATCCTGCTGGAATGGCTCGGGCAAAAGGAAAGCCTGCGGGCTCGCTTGCAGCATCTCCCCGGCCTGGGCCCGGAAGGCCTGCGCCCTGCCCAGATTATTGCCATTGAAAATCTGGAAAAATCCTTTCAGGAAAATCGGCCCAAGGCCCTGATTCAGATGGCCACCGGGGCAGGCAAGACTTTCACCGCCTGCACCTTTGTCTATCGTCTGCTCAAACATGCAGAGGCCAAGCGCATCCTCTTTCTCGTGGATACCAGAAACCTGGGAGAACAGGCTGAGCAGGAGTTTTTGAAATACCAGCCCATTGACGACAACCGAAAATTCACGGAACTGTATAATGTCCAACGGCTCAGCTCCGGCTATATCGCCTCAGATGCTCAGGTCTGCATCTCCACCATTCAACGACTCTATTCTATTCTGCAAGGGCAGGAACTGGCAGAGGATCTTGAGCAGGAAAATCCCAATGAACAGGGCTGGCAATGGCGGAAAAAAGAACCCATGCCCGTGGCCTATGCAACCAAAAACCCTGTGGAACAATTTGATTTCATCATTATTGATGAATGCCACCGCTCCATCTACAATCTCTGGAAACAGGTGCTGGAGTATTACGACGCCTTTCTCATCGGCCTGACCGCCACCCCGGACAAGCGCACCTTTGGCTTTTTCCATGAAAACGTGGTCAGTGAATATACCTACGAGGCCTCCATCATCGACGGGGTCAATGTGCCCTATGATGTTTTCACCATTGAAACCGCAATCAGCCGGGACGGGGCCACCATCCAGGCGCAGGAGTATATCGAGCGCAGGGGCAAGCTGACCCGCAGCCAACGCTGGCAGCATCTTGATGAAGAATATCGCTACAGCCCGACAAAACTGGATAAAGATGTGGTCAATCCCAGCCAGATACGCACCATCATCCGGGCCTTTCGGAACAGCCTGCCCACCATTTTCCCGGATCGTTTTGATGAACAGGGTGTCTTTGAGGTGCCCAAGACCCTGGTCTTTGCCAAGACCGATTCCCATGCCGATGATATTATTCAGGCCATCCGGGAGGAGTTCAGCGAGGGCAATGACTTCTGCAAAAAAATCACCTACACCATAAGCGAAGATCCCAAATCCGTCCTGAACCGCTTTCGCAACTCCTGGGCACCGCGCATCGCAGTCACAGTGGATATGATCGCCACGGGCACGGATGTCAAGCCCTTGGAGGTCTTGCTCTTTCTACGTGACGTGAAAAGCAGTAATTATTTTGAGCAGATGAAAGGGCGGGGAACCCGAACCGTCAATTTTGACGATCTGAAAAAGGTCACCCGCACCGCCAAACATACCAAGAGCCATTTTGTCCTTATTGATGCGGTGGGCGCGGTCAAATCCAAGAAAACCGATTCCCGGCCCCTGGAACGCAAACCAGGGGTACCGCTCAAGGATCTGCTGGCGGCTGCGGCAATGGGGGCTCAGGATGAAGACCTGTTCACCTCTTTGGCCAATCGTCTGATCCGGCTGGACAAAAAACTGACCGATCGGGAAAAGGAACGATTTACCGAGCTGAGTCAGGGCAAAAATCTGAACAGTATCGCCCGCGACCTGCTGGCCGGGTATGATCCTGATATTATCGAGACAATCAGGACACAGGTCCGGGAGGCTGACCCGGTTGTTGATTCGTCTGCCGATTCGGCTGCTGATCCTGCTGCCCAGGAACGAGCTGTTGCTCAGCAGCTGGAGCAACTGCGCAGTCAGGCCGCCTCGGTTTTCACCGGGGAGCTGAACCAGTACCTGGAAAATGTGCGCAAGATCCATGAGCAGCTCATTGACACGGTCAATCTGGATACCCTGCTCAAGGCGGAACAGGATTCCTATTCCACGGAAAAAGCCGAGGAAGTGGTGCGGGATTTCAGCGAATACATCGCGGCCCATAAGGATGAGATCACAGCCCTGGCTATTTTTTACGATCAGCCCTTTCGACGGCGCGACCTGACCTTTGCCATGATCAAGGAGGTGCTGGAAAAACTGCAATTGGAACGACCGCTACTGGCACCCCATTATGTCTGGGATGCCTATGCCCAGCTGGAAGAGGTCAAAGAGCGCAGCCCCAAGGATGCCTTGGTCGCCCTGGTTTCTCTGATCCGGCGGGTCACCGGGATTGATCAGCAGTTGACCCCGTATAATAAAACCGTGGATAAGAATTTTCAGGATTGGGTGTTCGGCAAACAGGCTGGGGCCTTGAAATTCACGGAAGAACAGATGGACTGGTTGCGGATGCTGAAAGACCATATCTGCTCCAGCTTTCATGTGGCAATGGATGATCTGGATTTTACGCCCTTTGACGCGCAGGGAGGCCGGGGAAAGATGTATCAGCTTTTTGGAGATGAGATGGGGGATATTTTGGATGAATTGAATGAGAGGTTGGCGGCGTGA